From the Phalacrocorax carbo chromosome Z, bPhaCar2.1, whole genome shotgun sequence genome, the window gcacaaaaaaaaagttacaaagatAACTTTTTTCGTTATTTCTAGTACTTTCTAGTGTGCTTTGGCATTTCTAGAAGGCACAGTTACAGGTATTTCACGATAATCTTAAACCGTTTTCTCAAAATTAATAATCCAAAAATTTCTTAGAGGGACACAGTGGAAAGCAAGGGATGTAACAGAAATGACCATCTTTATCAGCATGCTCTGCATCTGTGAGCCAGAGATGTAAAAAGACTGTCCCCTAGAAGGCCAATAAAAACCACCCTGGCAGTGCCCTGAAAAATGCGTTGCCTCAGCTTTCAAAGCTTGCTGTTTTGTGGGCTGTCGTTGGCAGATGTAAAGCAGTTTCTTCCAACACACGTcaacatattttcaaattttcaagcTAAGTTCTCACCCTCCGCTCAGCTGGTCGCTTGGTTACACCTTGATATAATTCATCCAGAAATGTACACAAAAGACAGTTtttaggaagaggaagaagacaCAAAACAGTAAGAATGGGCAACATTCCAGTTCAGTACTGCTTCTTTAACATACTACTACCACAACTTTAGTGCTATTAAGGGACAACTTACAAATATGAACAAATTCAAATCTTGCTTCACCATGTGGATTAGACCACCTCATAATTTCTACTGCAATTTATGATTTAGCATCCTGTTGAGAATACGCTACTGCATTACCCATCTTTCTGGAAAGAGGACAAACTAGTGCATTCTCAATTGTGTAAGAGTCTCATGAATGTTTAAGTAAAAAACGTTTGTCACTTTTACAAGAATCAGTATGCGACTTGACAATCAGTTAAATCAATCTGAGCAGAGACCTGTAAGAAAGATCAAGGGCTCTGCCAACTCCTTTTCAGGTGGTGTGTCCTTAATAATTAGCAACTGAAGGGAGCCATGTTGCCTTTAATTGCAGCATTCCCTAGATGGCTGAATCtgtgaaaagaattaaaagccaggaaataaatttcttcGCTATAAATGTATCTTAAGAGATTTGACtaaattattttagattatTTCGAAGCAAGATATATTAATGCAGAGACTCCTTTCAGCTCTACAGACCTACCCCGCAGTGACACGCAAGGCAAAACTCGCCCCAATATATATAACGTGTGCCTCGTTACTACTCGCAGCCTGAGGCCGCAGGTGTGAGGGGGCCCAGAGGgcgctgccgcccgccccgggggtGCCGGGCAGCGTAAGGGGGGGCAAAGCCCCGGCCGCGGCCGGGAAATGGCGGCGACGTCCCGCCGGCGGCAGGCAGCCCGCCCACCCTCACCCAGCCGCAGCAGGACCGCCACTGCCACCCGGGGCGCCTGCCAGGCGGGGACGGGCAGCGCCGGCCTCCGACTCGCTGGAGGCGGCCCCCGAGCACCGGAGCAGGGAGCGCCCGGCCCCTGCCGCCAGCCTCGGGAGGCGGCCAGACGGGGCCTCACAGGCAGAGGCCGACCCCCTCTCCCTGCGGGACACCGGCGGCCTTTAGTGCCCGCGCATGCGCGCCACACTCACACACCCCCTCACTCACCCTCCGGCGGCCCGCCATGGCCACCGCCCTCCTTTTCCGGCCCGGGGCGGCAGTAGAGGCGGAAGTGACGATGGCACACGACGTGCCGCCGGGTGCCCCCGTCAATGCTGCCCCACCCAGCGCGGCTCACCCTCGCCGTGGTTCCGGGCAGAGCTGCCGTGGGCGCCCCCGCGCCCCAAAATGCGACAGATCTTACCCGttctcttctgaagaaaattctCATTGTTTCAAACCGGTATCGGGAAAGCCACTAATCTGAGGCCAACACATTATTTTACACCGCTCCCTGTTATTTCCCAGAAGTGCTCAATGGcatttaaacctttttttttttttttttaaaaaaaagcgcTGACACTGAGGTGATTAAGGGTTATTTACCAGAACCGATCAGGctgtttcatattttgtttgaaCGTCTTTTGCAGCAAATATTCTGACTGGGGCTACAGAAAAACCATAACCAAACAACTACCCTGCTTTTACGCCGACTAAGGTTAGCAGAACCAGCCtgactttggaaaaaataaacctgacCGTGGTTCTTCAGGTGACCTAGAGAGGAATTACAGGTTCTGACGCCAGGATTGCCCTCAATGGTAGCAGTCGGTGCACTAATCTGGCCGCCCGCCACCCCCCCGCGGTCCTGGGGGCACCCCAGGGCGCGAGAGCACGGCAATGGCGGCCAGCCTGGGGCCGTAGGGCTCCCTGAGGCAGCGGGGCACGGACGCTTCTCCCGCTGCACTCCTCTGCTTCGTTGCAGACAGACATGATATAATCTCCGCTAGCAAGTGTACTGCTACGAAAATCGCCCCTAGGAAGTGCACCGGGGTTAATAAAGCAAATGTACATCTGTCTCAAGCTACTACAAATTACTGTCAGCGATCAATAACAGCAGCCATCGGCTGTATAGCAACAACCAACACTGCAGCAACAGCCGACCTGTAGGTACTTGCCATGGCACGTCACTACAAATTGACCTCTAGCAAAGCAGCTAAACATCACTATAAGGGCAGATACATTACGACAGACTACTTGTACGGATCTATAATAGCAACACCAAGTGAGTTACGATTTCAGAGGGGGGACCGGCCATCACAGCGGTGGGAGGGCAGACCCACCCAGCCAGGCAGCGTCCCAGTGGGGGGCTGCGAACTAACGAGTCTCTCTTCAAAGATGATCTGCGGCACGGAGTCTGGAGTCTTGGGAGTCCACCATCTCATAGGAAGTTTCTGCGGAGGTCTTAGCCTGTTTAGGAAAGGAGAAGCGTGTGTGGCACAGGATGGTCTTAGAGACAGAGACATTTTggcaaaaagttatttttatatcaTTGAGACGTTAGAGGGCATAGGATGCCACCGCTGTGAGCACCCAATGGGTGCTGTTAGCATTCATCTTCCACCTGGAACAGCCAGTAGATGATAATGATGTTTGCTCATATTCCAGatcaatttttgttttgccagACTGTTTTCCTGCTCTTGCAGTTAGAACAGCCAATGGCAGTTACCTGGTCTTACTTTCTTGGGGGgtttcctcctttcccagaCTATTTTTGACCTTTTCAGATGAAACGTTGCTCTCTACAGTGCCTTGTTTCTGCACTTATCAACGGTATCTTGGGATGTCTCTGGTTTCTAGATACCCAGCTGCACTTAAAATAGGCCAGCCACACTTCTAAAGGGTGCGTCTGGTCCCCAGGCTCACAGCTCCCAGGCTGACAGGCATTTTCTCTGCCAGTGTTTTTCAACAGATGTTTTCTCCTGTTCAGCCGTATTCCCTTTCTGGCCAGGTTACCTTTCCGGCTGCTCACACcaagctccccacagcccttccATGCCTTGCCTACAGCCTGACTGACCAACCCAGCCTCGGCATGGCCATCCCAGGGCTGTGTCTGTTACTTTAAAATCCAATTGCCATTCTCTAGAAAAAACACCAATTCAATAACGCATCATCCAGTATTAGCTAAAGGCAGCATAATGATTTTAAATGTAATCAGCTTTACTGCTTTGCTAGACTTCTAGCTTCAATAGACAGCCCGTTTCATTGTTTAATTGCAACTACATTCAAAGGTGATTGAAGTGTGGGAACACTAAACtgttactaaatatttttaatatgtcaaATTACCTGATTGCTCTTATTTGAAGGACTATACACCTCATAAAGAAACTTAATCCATCGGCAGGAGAAATGATCTTTATTCATAGATCTATTTGCACAAATAATTATTGCAACTGTGAATGAATGAATTAAATCCTTTGAAAAGGCCTTGTTATAttcaaaataatagaaaatttgCCATTTACGTGGTGAGACAAAAATATATGTTGAAGTCaactatatgaaaaaaaatttttttaccttttcagaGAAACTTCTTAAATTGTCTCTTTATGTCTTCTCCTGacacagaaatatgttttctaGACTGGCTCCATGGCAGCCTGTGGTGTTGTCCATAAAGCAGATCCATCACCTGGTCTGCAATGAGCCAATAATCACACCCTCAGGAGAGAGACgctgcttatttatttcagggttgcgcAAGCTGGGGTGCTCGGTGGTTTCCCACAAGTCAAGCACACCGGGTCAAAATCACAGtaggtatttatacagttaaatgtatTAGTAACACATAATATTCGCGCCCCCCAGCTAGTTGTTGcttagtttctttctcatttcatcGTAAAAGTACAAACTAAATTAAATCAAATCCTGTTAAATTTGCCACGCGTGCTCAGAGAGTGAGGGGCTTATTTGAGTAGGGGGCTTTCTGATCTATGAGCATGATTTTTGCTATTATGATGAGGATGGTTCACCCCAAGGACACTTAGTTCTTACCAAGTTGGCAACGTACATAAAATATCCtgattagttgttctccttaaGGTCTAGTTGCCCCAGGCTGTCTGTGATTAAAGGATACTGACTTTGTACTTCATCACCCAGCTGAGGTGGAAGTTTTCCTTTTATCGTTCTCCAAGGATACTGAATGtctgtttttctaattaaagGTAGTTTAGTGTCCTTTAGTTTTAACATATTGGCCTAATACAATGTTAGCTAAGTTTCTTCAACAATGGAACTACCTGAAGTACACTAACATGTAGAGATGGATCCTTGATAAGTATTTGTATGTTAGATGGTTCCTGAGTCTGTCTAGCTAGTCCTACCAACTCTTCTTTCATAAAAGATGTTTAACCCTTGAGAAAATagggaaattaaattattaatctCTTTGCTTAATAACCATGGTTAGACAACAATAGAAAGCAATCTACCCCTGAAGCAACAATGCCGCCCTTATTTTGGCTGACATACTCCAATACTGTCCGTAGGACTTACACGTGTCAAAATACCTTAATGCAGTACCATCAATGTATCAACAGAATATTATCCCACTGTTTAATGTGCTTCATCAGAGGTTTGTTTAGTGTATCTCAAAATGCATCACTTCAGAGTTAGTACCAGATGTGTATGACAAATTCTGCTCTTTTTGTAACAAGTTCAGGTAATTGAATTGTGAAACCATTTTAGATGTAAACCACTTTGCAGTATTTAttccctgcctccttccagAATTATCTTTCCTGTAAGATTTTTGTCATGAggcaaatatatataaaagtatatatatagTTGGATTTGTTTGGATTTGATGCGGCAATAAACACCATTTCTGGCTGCAACAGCCTCTCTCAGCACCCCCGCAGCCTCGCCACatgaccccagcacccccccacgCCGGGaccgccgccagcagccctctcctgccccGGGATCCCTCCGCGGCGCCGAGGGACCCGTCACTCCCACTCCGCGAGGGCGGGCCAACTGggtgggcggggacaagcgaAAAAGACAGGCAAATCTACCAATCGCGAGGTGGACACGGCCGGCTGTTATTTGTCGACCGAATGAGCGCCGCGGGAGGGCGTGGCGGCGCGGGGAAGCGCGGGGCAAGGGGCGCCGCGCACGGGGAGGAGGGCCGCCATGGCTGACGAGATCAGCAAGGCTCAGGCCGCCCGCCCGGGGGGAGACACGATCTTCGGGAAGATCATCCGCAAGGAGATCCCCGCCAACATCATCTACGAGGACGAGCAGGTGCGGGCGGCGCCCTCGCAGCCGCCCGGGGCTCGGGGGGTGCCGCTGAGTTGCTCGGGAGGGcggtgggtgtggggggacgGGGCCTCTCCACAGCCCCCTGCTGTGGGGACAGCAGTCTGTTGTCTATCTCCACAGTCTCCTGTCCCCACGGTGTCT encodes:
- the LYRM7 gene encoding complex III assembly factor LYRM7 — protein: VWRACAGTKGRRCPAGRGGRPLPVRPRLAASRGWRQGPGAPCSGARGPPPASRRPALPVPAWQAPRVAVAVLLRLGEGGRAACRRRDVAAISRPRPGLCPPLRCPAPPGRAAAPSGPPHTCGLRLRVVTRHTLYILGRVLPCVSLRGVTKRPAERRVLKLFKLLHRTRQEVFRNDTRALEAARQKINEEFKNNQDETSEEKINELLKIASDVEVILRTSVIQAVHTDSDKILLIPRKDLLQDNTPYFDKPTKKHES